Part of the Hevea brasiliensis isolate MT/VB/25A 57/8 chromosome 16, ASM3005281v1, whole genome shotgun sequence genome is shown below.
GATTATAAAAGTAAAAAATGAAGGGTGCAATAgatcaaaaataaaaattcaggGAAGTAATAGGTCAAAATAAAAGATCAGGAGTGCAATAGAAATTTCCAAAGAGTTAAGGGGCTGATTTATATATTAggccaattcttttttttttttttttttttcgctcCATCGATATCTGAATATTCATATGTTTTTCTACTCTGTTCTactcaatttaaaatattaatttcatgGTCTCATGTCATGACTCATGCTCGTGTATCATTTCTGAGTGCTTCCCAAACTCCAATCCACTCTACTAAAGCCTTTACCTCTAAACAGGGTAAAATGGAAGAAAACAACAATCTTCTGCATAAGGACACCCAACTAGTTGGACTTAAGTGTAaattaaactatatatatatatatatatagagagagagagagagagagagagagagagagagagaatggcaAAACCATATATGCATAAGCAGATAAACTGACCTTCAGGTTGAATTGCAGCTGACGCAACTTCTGGTTATATTTCTGAAAATCGAAGGAAAGGGCTTCATGTGAGGCCTTCTCGAGAGCACTTACTGCAGGAACAGCAGCATCTGGCCAGCAAAAAGTTTTGCTACGCTGTCAAGTGCAACAAAGAATAACATTAAAACCACCAAAAAACCTTCAAATTTGTCAAATTTCAGTTTCCAATGTCCATGCTTGTCAATCATGATATCAAAACCAGAATGCAATAGGGTATGCCAAGAATATGTACAAAACTCACTACATACTTTAGATCCATTTGCAGTGCCCTGTGACTTGTGCTCTTTTTCATGATCCATGCCATCAGAACCATCTTTCACTTTATCATCACCACATGTGCTGTCAGGAGAAGTGCACATATATTGAATACATTGAAGAAGCCTTTCCAACCATTTGTCACGATGAGTATCTCCGGTTAATGCATCAAACTTCTCTAAGATTGCATGGTACTCTGAGGCATTGCCTGTACAACTTCCTGGTGTTTCAGCTTTTAAGTTATCAGTCCTGATTGTTGCTTCTTCATCCCTTGAAACATCAAGAGGGGTGATATTCTTTTTCCTGAGAGTTTTTTTAACCTTTGAGAGATCTTCTGGTTCAGCAACGTTATCTTCAGTTTCAATATCAGGAAGGTCTCCCAAACGTGATAGAGTTTTTTGAACAAGAAGATCAATTTCATGCTGCTTATTATCTTCATAATCCTTATCAGTTAACTTCCAAAGCTTCCGCTCCACAGTGTCATACACTTTCTGAACAATAAAACCAGGATGCTGTTTGCGATTTGGAAGTTGCTTGTGAATAGGAACAAAATGCACCACACATTTGTGCATTACAGATTCTGCTGGAACCTCATCACGATGGAAACTATAAAACAGTTCCCGAGTATCACGTGACTGCCAGCTTCCTCCACCTTTTCTTGCTGCCTCCTCAGGGCGATAAAACCACTGTCCAGTTACCATCATGCTACCATTATTGGTCTGGGCAATATCCTACATTTACACAAGCAAATAGATGGTGAAATTAATTTTGTAAACTATAATAGTCCAATAATGAAGAATTGGTGAAAAGACAAAGCAGTTCCAATTTGTATACCAAGCCATAAGTTGAATGTCTTCAATAAGGGACACATCACAGAAAAAGAAAAGTAATAGAAATCCTGTGGAACACTGTAAAGCAGTTCATGAAGTTACCTTGATAATAGCCACATACGGCTTTTGCATTTTATCCTCAGGAACTAAAAGTACAGGATCCTCCTACAGAACAACAAAAGCAAAAAATTATGGTGATGCTATGTACAATAAAAGAAAACagcaatattttaatttcttacccTAGAAACAATCATTTGATACAATGACATACAATTTTAAGCAATCTTTATTCATAACTTCAATCGTCTGATACTATAACACAGTAATATCATTTGTTTGACTGCTGAAGTGTATCCTTCTTGAGCTGTTCAATGTACTGGCTAGCCACCTGCTCCAGtgtcagcttttttttttttttttttttttttgaattaatgaatcaatcacaaaaaaaaaaaaaaaagtaaaaaccgACGACTGACCAGTGCATTCATTAACCAACAAAAACAATAACCAAAACCACAAGCACAAGTTCATGTTCTTGTCAGCAAGAAACCACATCGCCAAAAACTTATCAAAATTCAAAGACATGAACCGTTCAACAAGTCAAATAGGGTGTTAACAAAATATAATCCCCCCCAAAACCCTAACAAATCAAATATTGTGTTAGACAAATCAATTCAACCAAGCACAAAATCCTAACTGCACCTATCCAATTAAATAACCAACTTACAAGATCGTATCGGTTTCCATCGAACTCGAAAGCCTCGTAATGGCTCCTCCGTCCTCTTCCCTTTCCCGAAAACTTAACTGGTTCACCAACGGGCTTGGCATCCTCCAGCGGCGCCTCTTCCTCCTCTTCGGGATCCTCCTCTGAGTCCGGCTCCACTGCTTTCTCTCCCCTCGCTTTCTTCTTCGCTTTCCCTCCCCTCATTTTCTCTTCGAC
Proteins encoded:
- the LOC110643495 gene encoding uncharacterized protein LOC110643495, with the translated sequence MRNRRFAQVSTSDEEDEAPPPPPKTRSSMKSEWNERERKRKKIKLLEEDEEEVEEKMRGGKAKKKARGEKAVEPDSEEDPEEEEEAPLEDAKPVGEPVKFSGKGRGRRSHYEAFEFDGNRYDLEDPVLLVPEDKMQKPYVAIIKDIAQTNNGSMMVTGQWFYRPEEAARKGGGSWQSRDTRELFYSFHRDEVPAESVMHKCVVHFVPIHKQLPNRKQHPGFIVQKVYDTVERKLWKLTDKDYEDNKQHEIDLLVQKTLSRLGDLPDIETEDNVAEPEDLSKVKKTLRKKNITPLDVSRDEEATIRTDNLKAETPGSCTGNASEYHAILEKFDALTGDTHRDKWLERLLQCIQYMCTSPDSTCGDDKVKDGSDGMDHEKEHKSQGTANGSKRSKTFCWPDAAVPAVSALEKASHEALSFDFQKYNQKLRQLQFNLKHNALLARRLLNGELEPTKILNMSPNELKEGLTAEETATKEPEESARMQMTDACCSRCNEFKVGVRDIIQAGHGDRYQLECTACGNSWYASRDEASMLTIDGPSSARSVGTAPWATAKFEEVGKKLASPREPEKADEVIKKISEPYMPVMETQRSFSKPKNEENSETAKNAE